In Macadamia integrifolia cultivar HAES 741 chromosome 1, SCU_Mint_v3, whole genome shotgun sequence, a single window of DNA contains:
- the LOC122074901 gene encoding RNA polymerase sigma factor sigD, chloroplastic isoform X2: MATEQKPNPRGCCLLMLNTLKIKESPTHPYAFMATMCSCSNHSPTLPTISLHSVLPLKSSFHTSQNLQPPPQPLSSSSFAKLSLSSVSEDTATITAAVEAVALANAAVEAARDAVFSASVLVEFSNDGENGCQYEIDGLSEIPDWRHTVRTQNRKRRRKRKKISKFLDTGSHGEKEQCSFRHSRSLSLTSREEAEFSSHLREGARLEAARRRIGERGEGEPSSSQWARAVGMERRDLDKMLCRERESRERIILSYRRLISYIANNYKGKGLSLQDLIQEGSIGLLRGAERFDPEKGYKLSTYVYWWIKQAIIKAIANKSRVIRLPGSMSEKLAKIAEANNVLSTRLRRLPTYDEIADMVNISVSSVRLIWERNRPPISAQRTLANQGSLTLQEIISGPEETRAEVMVSKQLMKQDLEKLLRTLDKREACVLGLYFGLNGETPRSCEEIGRLLKLSRERVRQINGIALTKLRQMSTIDSLRVYMK, encoded by the exons ATGGCCactgaacaaaaaccaaacccaaGAGGTTGCTGTCTTCTTATGCTAAATACCCTGAAAATCAAGGAATCTCCTACACATCCTTATGCCTTTATGGCCACTATGTGTTCATGCTCAAACCACTCTCCAACCCTCCCCACCATATCACTCCACTCTGTTCTTCCACTCAAATCATCATTTCATACTTCACAAAATCTGCAACCTCCTCCCCAGccactatcttcttcttcttttgctaaGCTTAGTTTGAGTTCAGTCTCTGAAGACACTGCAACCATTACAGCTGCAGTTGAAGCAGTAGCTCTTGCGAATGCTGCTGTGGAGGCCGCTAGAGATGCTGTTTTTTCAGCATCGGTTTTGGTTGAGTTCTCCAATGATGGGGAAAATGGCTGCCAATATGAGATTGATGGGTTATCGGAGATTCCGGATTGGAGGCATACAGTGAGAACCCAAAacaggaagaggagaagaaaacgcaagaaaatttcaaaatttttagatACGGGTAGCCATGGAGAAAAGGAACAATGCTCATTCAGGCATTCACGTTCACTGTCTCTAACAAGTAGAGAAGAGGCTGAATTTTCTTCACACCTCAGG GAGGGAGCAAGGCTAGAAGCAGCTAGAAGGAGAattggagaaagaggagagggtgAGCCATCCTCATCACAGTGGGCTCGAGCAGTAGGGATGGAAAGAAGGGATCTAGACAAGATGCTCTGTAGAGAAAGAGAGTCAAGAGAAAGGATCATCTTAAGCTACCGGAGACTCATTTCATACATAGCCAACAATTACAAAGGCAAAGGGTTAAGCTTACAAGATCTCATTCAG GAGGGAAGCATTGGACTTCTTCGAGGAGCAGAGAGGTTTGATCCAGAAAAGGGATATAAGCTCTCAACATATGTTTACTGGTGGATCAAACAAGCCATCATCAAGGCCATAGCAAACAAGTCGAGAGTTATCAGACTACCA GGAAGCATGTCTGAGAAGCTTGCAAAGATTGCAGAAGCCAACAATGTCTTGAGCACAAGATTACGGCGGTTGCCCACTTATGACGAGATTGCAGACATGGTCAACATTAGTGTATCCAGTGTAAGGCTCATATGGGAGAGAAACAGACCTCCAATCTCTGCACAGAGAACCCTGGCCAACCAAGGCTCCTTGACACTACAG GAGATCATCTCGGGGCCAGAGGAAACAAGAGCAGAAGTAATGGTGAGTAAACAGCTAATGAAGCAGGATTTAGAGAAACTCCTCAGAACACTTGATAAAAGAGAAGCATGTGTCTTGGGATTGTACTTTGGTCTCAATGGGGAGACACCTCGATCATGTGAGGAGATTGGAAGACTGTTAAAACTTTCGAGGGAGAGAGTTCGGCAGATCAATGGTATCGCATTAACAAAGTTACGGCAGATGAGTACCATTGACAGCCTCAGAGTTTATATGAAGTAG
- the LOC122074901 gene encoding RNA polymerase sigma factor sigD, chloroplastic isoform X1, whose protein sequence is MATEQKPNPRGCCLLMLNTLKIKESPTHPYAFMATMCSCSNHSPTLPTISLHSVLPLKSSFHTSQNLQPPPQPLSSSSFAKLSLSSVSEDTATITAAVEAVALANAAVEAARDAVFSASVLVEFSNDGENGCQYEIDGLSEIPDWRHTVRTQNRKRRRKRKKISKFLDTGSHGEKEQCSFRHSRSLSLTSREEAEFSSHLREGARLEAARRRIGERGEGEPSSSQWARAVGMERRDLDKMLCRERESRERIILSYRRLISYIANNYKGKGLSLQDLIQVPTTCTYISFESQSRVILIFSSLQEGSIGLLRGAERFDPEKGYKLSTYVYWWIKQAIIKAIANKSRVIRLPGSMSEKLAKIAEANNVLSTRLRRLPTYDEIADMVNISVSSVRLIWERNRPPISAQRTLANQGSLTLQEIISGPEETRAEVMVSKQLMKQDLEKLLRTLDKREACVLGLYFGLNGETPRSCEEIGRLLKLSRERVRQINGIALTKLRQMSTIDSLRVYMK, encoded by the exons ATGGCCactgaacaaaaaccaaacccaaGAGGTTGCTGTCTTCTTATGCTAAATACCCTGAAAATCAAGGAATCTCCTACACATCCTTATGCCTTTATGGCCACTATGTGTTCATGCTCAAACCACTCTCCAACCCTCCCCACCATATCACTCCACTCTGTTCTTCCACTCAAATCATCATTTCATACTTCACAAAATCTGCAACCTCCTCCCCAGccactatcttcttcttcttttgctaaGCTTAGTTTGAGTTCAGTCTCTGAAGACACTGCAACCATTACAGCTGCAGTTGAAGCAGTAGCTCTTGCGAATGCTGCTGTGGAGGCCGCTAGAGATGCTGTTTTTTCAGCATCGGTTTTGGTTGAGTTCTCCAATGATGGGGAAAATGGCTGCCAATATGAGATTGATGGGTTATCGGAGATTCCGGATTGGAGGCATACAGTGAGAACCCAAAacaggaagaggagaagaaaacgcaagaaaatttcaaaatttttagatACGGGTAGCCATGGAGAAAAGGAACAATGCTCATTCAGGCATTCACGTTCACTGTCTCTAACAAGTAGAGAAGAGGCTGAATTTTCTTCACACCTCAGG GAGGGAGCAAGGCTAGAAGCAGCTAGAAGGAGAattggagaaagaggagagggtgAGCCATCCTCATCACAGTGGGCTCGAGCAGTAGGGATGGAAAGAAGGGATCTAGACAAGATGCTCTGTAGAGAAAGAGAGTCAAGAGAAAGGATCATCTTAAGCTACCGGAGACTCATTTCATACATAGCCAACAATTACAAAGGCAAAGGGTTAAGCTTACAAGATCTCATTCAGGTCCCAACTACTTGTACATATATCTCCTTTGAATCTCAAAGCAGAGTAATACTAATTTTTTCATCCTTACAGGAGGGAAGCATTGGACTTCTTCGAGGAGCAGAGAGGTTTGATCCAGAAAAGGGATATAAGCTCTCAACATATGTTTACTGGTGGATCAAACAAGCCATCATCAAGGCCATAGCAAACAAGTCGAGAGTTATCAGACTACCA GGAAGCATGTCTGAGAAGCTTGCAAAGATTGCAGAAGCCAACAATGTCTTGAGCACAAGATTACGGCGGTTGCCCACTTATGACGAGATTGCAGACATGGTCAACATTAGTGTATCCAGTGTAAGGCTCATATGGGAGAGAAACAGACCTCCAATCTCTGCACAGAGAACCCTGGCCAACCAAGGCTCCTTGACACTACAG GAGATCATCTCGGGGCCAGAGGAAACAAGAGCAGAAGTAATGGTGAGTAAACAGCTAATGAAGCAGGATTTAGAGAAACTCCTCAGAACACTTGATAAAAGAGAAGCATGTGTCTTGGGATTGTACTTTGGTCTCAATGGGGAGACACCTCGATCATGTGAGGAGATTGGAAGACTGTTAAAACTTTCGAGGGAGAGAGTTCGGCAGATCAATGGTATCGCATTAACAAAGTTACGGCAGATGAGTACCATTGACAGCCTCAGAGTTTATATGAAGTAG
- the LOC122077155 gene encoding phospholipase A1-Igamma3, chloroplastic-like has product MASFLLYCNHPKYMKPSALHDFIPRWNLSRTSKLLISRKPTSPKPTTVLLRCTTSFSSLTSKAEDQEAAPPLREVWKEIQGSNDWEGLLDPMNPILRKEILRCGEFAQACYDSFDLDPRSKYCGTCKYQGAHFFEKLDMEDRGYQLSRYLYATSNINLPNFFQKSKMSSVWSPHANWMGYVAVSTDEEEIKRLGRRDIVIAWRGTVTYLEWIADLKDILHPANFGDDPSIKIESGFFDLYTKKEQDCKYCSFSAREQVLAEIKRLIERYKRDELSITITGHSLGAALALLSAYDIAEMKVNIRDDSENQSRIPISVFSFGGPRVGNLKFKERCDELGVKVLRVINVHDKVPTVPGIFTNEKFQHQKYIEDVIDFPWSYAHVGEELVLDHKNSPFLKPSGDLGCAHNLEAYLHLVDGFHGKGQRFYLATKRDIALVNKSCDFLRDDYNVPPHWRQDENKGMVRSADGRWILPERPRMEAHPPDTAHHLEQVLKVVNSPME; this is encoded by the coding sequence ATGGCTTCTTTCCTGTTGTATTGTAATCATCCCAAATATATGAAACCAAGTGCCCTTCATGACTTTATACCCAGATGGAACCTCAGTAGAACCTCAAAACTTCTCATTTCAAGAAAACCCACCTCACCAAAACCCACTACAGTTCTTCTAAGATGCACTACGTCTTTCTCAAGCTTGACTTCGAAAGCAGAAGATCAAGAAGCAGCACCACCGCTCAGGGAGGTTTGGAAGGAAATCCAAGGGTCTAATGACTGGGAAGGACTATTAGATCCCATGAATCCAATCCTCCGAAAAGAGATCCTTCGATGTGGCGAATTCGCGCAAGCCTGTTACGATTCCTTCGACTTAGATCCTCGTTCTAAGTATTGTGGAACTTGTAAATACCAAGGTGCCCATTTCTTCGAAaagctagacatggaagatcgAGGCTACCAATTGAGTAGATACCTCTACGCAACGTCAAACATCAACCTCCCAAACTTCTTTCAGAAATCAAAAATGAGTAGTGTATGGAGCCCACATGCTAATTGGATGGGCTACGTTGCAGTATCAACAGATGAAGAAGAGATCAAACGGTTAGGAAGACGCGACATTGTTATAGCATGGAGAGGTACGGTCACATACCTTGAATGGATTGCAGATCTCAAAGATATCCTTCACCCAGCAAATTTTGGCGATGACCCATCAATTAAAATCGAGTCAGGCTTCtttgatctctataccaagaaAGAACAAGATTGCAAATACTGTTCTTTCTCTGCTAGAGAACAAGTATTAGCTGAAATTAAGAGATTGATCGAAAGATATAAAAGAGATGAGTTGAGCATTACAATCACAGGCCATAGCCTTGGAGCAGCATTAGCTCTATTAAGTGCTTATGACATTGCAGAGATGAAGGTCAACATTAGAGACGACAGTGAAAACCAGAGTAGAATTCCAATCTCTGTTTTCTCATTTGGGGGTCCTAGAGTGGGTAATCTTAAGTTCAAAGAAAGATGTGATGAGCTTGGAGTGAAAGTACTTAGAGTGATCAATGTTCATGATAAGGTTCCTACAGTACCAGGGATCTTTACAAATGAGAAGTTCCAGCATCAAAAATACATTGAAGATGTAATTGATTTCCCTTGGAGTTATGCTCATGTGGGTGAAGAGCTTGTTTTGGATCATAAAAATTCTCCTTTTCTCAAGCCCAGTGGAGATCTTGGTTGTGCTCACAATCTGGAGGCTTATTTACATCTTGTGGATGGATTTCATGGCAAGGGACAGAGGTTTTACTTGGCAACTAAGAGAGATATCGCACTTGTTAATAAGAGTTGTGATTTCTTGAGAGATGACTATAATGTGCCGCCTCACTGGAGGCAGGATGAGAATAAGGGGATGGTGAGGAGTGCCGACGGTCGGTGGATCTTGCCGGAGAGACCTAGGATGGAAGCTCACCCACCTGACACTGCCCATCATCTTGAACAGGTGCTTAAGGTTGTGAATTCACCCATGGAGTAA